One Citrus sinensis cultivar Valencia sweet orange chromosome 5, DVS_A1.0, whole genome shotgun sequence genomic window, CAGTGATACAAAGTTCTTCCCATCAGGGCGAGGTTCATGACCGAGTGaatcaaaaaaatatactATAAATTTGTGTGGATCCACAACAATCAACATCCAATGTTTGctatatataatgataaatatcaGCTTTgcatatttttgtaaaagaaaaagagaataaacTCCAAATGCtatatacaattaataaaataacaaacttGGTATTATAAGGAAACAACAAAAGCTGTTGTGGATCAAGTATTTCCATTCTTGATACCATTGCACGAGCTATAGTCTCATCATTATTTCCGATTTCATCACAAAAGATAGAAGGATTACcaaatttgtaaatatgtTCCTGGGGACGATCCTTCAGCATAAAATACTTGTATCGGTTGAGAAGCCAAAATAAAACTATCATCTTTATGGCCTATCCTATTAAGGTTTACCAACGTAGCTCTTAGCTCATCGTTTTTTATCCCATGATTGTTTTCAACCCAATCACACTTAAATACATGAATCTTGAACTTGTTGTAATCAAGCTCCCATATCTCTTGTATAACtccataaaataacatatttgcTACCATAGGATTCTTATCTTTAGCACTTGAAATCTGAAATATGTTTGCCTCTAAATAGACTCCACTGTTCTGTACAACTCGTAAGTCATCACGTTCTTTGGTACGAAAACGATAACCATTAATTTCATAGCCTTGGTACTTTATCACTTCAAGGCGAGGTCCATGTGCAATCCACCTTAAGGCTTCCGAGATATTGTTCCTTGATTCGTTAAGTTGAATTTCAACCTAtattatagtaataaaaatgtatataaataatatacaaatatcttagaataacaaaaaaaatgtttatggATGAACTATATAGTTAATTACTTTTTGACGCAACCAATATATAAAAGTCCTATTAAGTTCATCTTGTAGccactttttcttctttgacttTGCTAgatatttcttctttaagaACTCCATATGCTCTCTAAGATATCAAAGatgaaataagaataattataactattaaaatataactaatatatataagataaGGAAATAGTTACTAACATGATATACGGCTGAacttcatttgtatttttcagTACATATCTATGTGCCTGCACCCACAATTTACGATCTATTTTAACAACACATCCTCCTAGTAAAGGTAATCCAACATTAGATCGGTAATTTTTTGGTGGAATGCCAATTGCATCAACTTCAGATAAGTATTCTATGCAGAACTCAATAACCTCTTCAGCTATATATGATTCAGCAATGCAACCCTCTGGTTTATCTCGATTTCGTACATAATCcttcaatattttcatttgcCTCTCAAATGGATACATCCATCGGAGGTAAACAGGTCCACAGAGTTTGACTTCTCTAACAAGGTGCACTGGTAAGTGAATCATAATATCAAAGAAAGCTGGCgagaaatatttttctaacaaGCATATAGTATTCACCAAATCTGCTTGCATTTGATCCAATTTTGACACATCCACTACTTTGCTGTACATGTTGCTAAAGAAAGCACAAAATCTTGTTATTACATATCTAACATGTTTTGGTAACAAGGATCGTATTGCTAAAGGAAGCAATTGTTGCATCAAAGCATGACAATCATGAGATTTCAAGCCATAGAGTTTCAAATCTTGCCATGAgattagatttttaaaatttgaacaatagcCATCAGGAACCTTAAGTTCAAACAATgtcttacaaaattttttcttttcttccctTGACAAAGTATAACACGCAGGAGGcaattttgttccattttggCCAACTCTTGGTGGTAATTCTTTCCTTACACCCATTTCATCTAGATCTATACGAGTTGCAAAACCATCTTTTGATTTCCCTGGAATATCAAGTAAAGTCCCCACAAGACTTTCACACACATTCTTTTCAATATGCATAACATCAAGGGTGTGTCTAACATATAAAGACTTCCAATAATCaagctaaaaaaatagattttttcttccaaCAAACTATTTCATTGATATCAGTTGCACGactatttgcttttttttccctaacgAGAAATTTAATCTTTGAACTTGTGCCAAGATTTCCTCTCCTTTCAGCTGTTTTGGagcaatttcaatttcctctTCATTATTAAATGCTTTCTTCTGAAATCGATATGGATGATATCGTGGTAAAAATCTTCTATGAGCCGAACTGCACATGTTTTTTCACTACAAATTGGACATGCTTTATATCCTTTTACAGTGCAACCAGCCAAGTTTCCATAAGCAGGAAAATCATTTATCGTCCACATTAAAATAGCTTTCAATGTGAAAGACTCTTGACGATAAGCATCATAAGCTTCAATGCCCACCTcccacaatattttaagatCATCAATCAATGGAGCTAAGTAGACATCAATATCATTACCAGGCTGTTTGGGAcctgaaattaataatgtcagcatcataaattttctcttcatacAAAGCCATGGAGGAAGATTGTATGTCACTACTATCACAGGCCAACAACTATATCG contains:
- the LOC127902216 gene encoding uncharacterized protein LOC127902216; protein product: MIQGAYDHFENNPKQFENLLADAEKKLYPGCSKFTKLSALVKLYNLKARNGWSYRRLSDLLKLLREMLPDNNEMPCSMYEAKKTLNALGMDYEKIHACPNDCILYRKGYKDAVICPNCGAARWKLKKNSTKMKIGVPTKVLWYFPPIPRFKRMFQSVETSKNLTWYATQRETDGLLRHPVDTPAWKLIDHLWLDFGAEPRNLRLALSVDGINPYNSLSSRYSCWPVIVVTYNLPPWLCMKRKFMMLTLLISGPKQPGNDIDVYLAPLIDDLKILWEVGIEAYDAYRQESFTLKAILMWTINDFPAYGNLAGCTKKAFNNEEEIEIAPKQLKGEEILAQVQRLNFSHTLDVMHIEKNVCESLVGTLLDIPGKSKDGFATRIDLDEMGVRKELPPRVGQNGTKLPPACYTLSREEKKKFCKTLFELKVPDGYCSNFKNLISWQDLKLYGLKSHDCHALMQQLLPLAIRSLLPKHVRYVITRFCAFFSNMYSKVVDVSKLDQMQADLVNTICLLEKYFSPAFFDIMIHLPVHLVREVKLCGPVYLRWMYPFERQMKILKDYVRNRDKPEGCIAESYIAEEVIEFCIEYLSEVDAIGIPPKNYRSNVGLPLLGGCVVKIDRKLWVQAHRYVLKNTNEVQPYIIEHMEFLKKKYLAKSKKKKWLQDELNRTFIYWLRQKVEIQLNESRNNISEALRWIAHGPRLEVIKYQGYEINGYRFRTKERDDLRVVQNSGVYLEANIFQISSAKDKNPMVANMLFYGVIQEIWELDYNKFKIHVFKCDWVENNHGIKNDELRATLVNLNRIGHKDDSFILASQPIQVFYAEGSSPGTYLQIW